The following is a genomic window from Balneolales bacterium ANBcel1.
AAAATCAGCAACCCCGAATACACCATTGTTACGATTCTTGCTGCTGAGATTGCACTATGAGGAAAATAGGCGTTTTGCTTCTGGTGATGTTCGCATTGATGCGACCGGGCCTGCCCTCCGGTGAGGTTTACGGGCAGCACACCATCCGCTGTATGCTCCCCTATGAGGATATATCCGGAGCGTCGCGCGATCAACTTCCACCGCATACAAAAGCGTTACTGGCCGCATCTAAAACCAGCACAGACACGACAGGGCTCAAAAGCTATATTTCCGATTCGGGAATATTCCGGATTCTGTACACTACCGAAGGGCGCGATTCCGTGCCGGCGGTGTACACCCTGAACCCCGATGTGCCCGACCATGTGATACAGACCGCGCATTATGCCGATTCATCGTATCGCTATCAGGTGGAGACACTGGGCTTTACCGACCCGACGGTGCGCCGGGTCAATGACTGCAGGGAATGGGGAGACGGAAGCCATCAGGATACCATGATCACCATCCGTTACAGTGACTTCGGATTTTACGGGACCTTCAGCCGTGAAAGGCCCTTCGAAATTGTCGTTCACAGCAATTTCGACGGTTTTCCACCCAACGACTATCAGGACCACCGGCTCGGGGCGCTGAAGGCGACCATAGCCCATGAGTTCAAGCACGCCATTCAATACGCCACCAACTGTTTTCGCGGTGACGCGGGCAACACCTCCTGGCTGGAGATGGATGCCACCATGATGGAGAATATCGTCCACCCCGATGTAAATGATTACTATAACTACATTGATGAACCCTGGTCGCTGTTCCGGTCACCCGAGAGCACCGTGCCATCCTCGAGTGTCAGTCGCTCCTACAGCCATGTGACCTGGTCGCTGTTTTATGCCGAACACTATGGCATCTCATACTGGGTGGATGTGTGGGATCGCATCCGCGATAATCATTACCTCCCGTTTATCGAGGCGATGAGTGCCGAACTGGTGAATCGCGGTGATAATTTTGAATCGGCTCTGATTCGCAACCATCTCTGGCACATGGCCCCCGCAGATTACACATCGGCCGCCGACATGCCGGGAGAACCAGATCCCGTTGTGTATTACGGCTTCTCCGAACAGGGGCGCTATCCGGCAGCCGGCATGTATGCGCAATACACCAATCTGCCCGGTTTTCCGGATGATCCTGTGGAGATTCCCCCGAGAGCGGCCAGATACTTTGAGTTTCAGGCGGATGAAATCGGCGAAAAGGGTCAGGCTGCCCTGGCATTGTTTGAAGACCGCCCCGGAATCGGAATCGGCCTGCTGGCAAAAACCCTGAGCGGTGACCTCATCGAGCTGATAATTCCTTCCTCAACGAATAATCCCCCAAAACACCGCTTGCCGCTTCAATGGGAGGAGCTGAGGTGGCTGGGCATGGTCGCCGTCAACAGCAATCATCAGCTTCCGGTGAATAACCAGATTTTTGCCGGATCCGGGGATGCGATAGACGGCATTTGGGCCTACGGGGATCTTCTTCGAAACGGTTTGCCGACACATGATGACGCACAAAATATTCTGTCATACCCCGTCAACAACGCTTCACCATCGGCATTTCAGCGTTACATCGGCGATGTGAGCGGCAACGGGACGCTCACCCCCTACGACGCATCGCTGCTGTTCCGCCATCTGGACGGCGACCTCCCGTCATTTCCGGCAGACAGCCGTGGCACGGGCAAGGCTCCATCATGGGAAGCGTTCGGTAGTATCGATGCCAGCGGGAGTACCGTTTTTCCGGCTGCCAAACTGGATCCGGATTCGGGGCCGCGGGATACGGTTATCGTAGAATTGCGAACCAGGAGCAGTGTGGTGTTTGCCGATCATGATATGTCGCTCGTATTGTCGGTGTCGGGAGCATCCGATTCGTTGTGGTATTCCCTGTATCTGGAGCTGGATATTGATTATCCTGTCGGGTACGATGGCAGCAAGCCGGAAAACCTCGGGCTGCGGTTTCTGGATGATTTGGAAACAGCCAATGAGCCCGGACAGTCGGAAGGCTGGGAGTATTATTTTGATCAGAATACGCTCCGGCTGGCGTATGCCTCTTCGGTTCCGATGGGCTCCGGACCGGACTGGATTCTGGAAAACACGCCGGATGACCTGCTTGTGCTGAACTGGAGGCCAAGCAATAGCGGGGACGTACATTTTTCCGTAGCCGACTTCCGACTGGATGAGCATGAGTATGTGGTGCACCACCCCGCTATGGATACCATCGTTGTTAGCGCACCGGTTGACGCCGGGCCGCCATCACACACCCCTGCAGCTTTTGAACTGAGCCAGAATTACCCCAATCCGTTTAATCCTGAAACAAGGATCTCATTTACACTGCCGGAGCAGGTGCCGGTCAGGCTCGAAGTGTTTGACATTACCGGCCGGCTGGTAACCACCCTGCTGGATGAAGTAAGAGGCGAAGGGTACCATTCCGTTCGCTTTGATGCCGGAAATTATCACGCCCTAAGCAGCGGGGTCTATTTGTACCGAATTCAGGCCGGGGCATACCGTGAAACCAGGAAAATGACGCTTGTCAAATAGTGCCAGATGGCTACAAAGGGGGCCTATCGTGGGCATGTGACCCAAACAAGGAATTATGAGACAAGGATCCACACGGTTTTAAGGACAACCGCTTGCTCTTCGTTTATCGCACCTGCAGTACCTTGACGGTAATGTAATCCGCCAGCATTGTACCGTTTTCTGTCAGGCGCAGGGGGTTTCCGGGGGCTATCAGCCCCTCATTTCGAAATTGCTTGATGATCTCCAGCTGGTTATCGGTGAGCTCATACCCGTAATTGCTTTTCAGCACATCAACCGAAATCCCTTCCGCCATCCTGAGGCCCATCATAACTCGCTCCTCAGCAAGGGTTTCAGGAGAAAGATTTTCAACAGTGGAGTCGGGTTTTCGACCGGTTGGATCCCTGTCCGCTGGCTGGCCGCCTGGTTGGGCCGGCGGGATATTCGTTTGATTGGAATCGGGGGAATGCCGTTCCGGTTCATGCCAGGTATTTGATTCCCCGGATGCCGGTGATTGGGCGGCGGCGGATTGGG
Proteins encoded in this region:
- a CDS encoding T9SS type A sorting domain-containing protein → MRKIGVLLLVMFALMRPGLPSGEVYGQHTIRCMLPYEDISGASRDQLPPHTKALLAASKTSTDTTGLKSYISDSGIFRILYTTEGRDSVPAVYTLNPDVPDHVIQTAHYADSSYRYQVETLGFTDPTVRRVNDCREWGDGSHQDTMITIRYSDFGFYGTFSRERPFEIVVHSNFDGFPPNDYQDHRLGALKATIAHEFKHAIQYATNCFRGDAGNTSWLEMDATMMENIVHPDVNDYYNYIDEPWSLFRSPESTVPSSSVSRSYSHVTWSLFYAEHYGISYWVDVWDRIRDNHYLPFIEAMSAELVNRGDNFESALIRNHLWHMAPADYTSAADMPGEPDPVVYYGFSEQGRYPAAGMYAQYTNLPGFPDDPVEIPPRAARYFEFQADEIGEKGQAALALFEDRPGIGIGLLAKTLSGDLIELIIPSSTNNPPKHRLPLQWEELRWLGMVAVNSNHQLPVNNQIFAGSGDAIDGIWAYGDLLRNGLPTHDDAQNILSYPVNNASPSAFQRYIGDVSGNGTLTPYDASLLFRHLDGDLPSFPADSRGTGKAPSWEAFGSIDASGSTVFPAAKLDPDSGPRDTVIVELRTRSSVVFADHDMSLVLSVSGASDSLWYSLYLELDIDYPVGYDGSKPENLGLRFLDDLETANEPGQSEGWEYYFDQNTLRLAYASSVPMGSGPDWILENTPDDLLVLNWRPSNSGDVHFSVADFRLDEHEYVVHHPAMDTIVVSAPVDAGPPSHTPAAFELSQNYPNPFNPETRISFTLPEQVPVRLEVFDITGRLVTTLLDEVRGEGYHSVRFDAGNYHALSSGVYLYRIQAGAYRETRKMTLVK